The genomic window ATGGCCATGCTGCCTTGAATAATGTCCAAATGCAGAATTTTCTGGAAAGTATGGGCTACCAGAGATTATCTGAATTTTGTCATATCTGCATACATTCTTCAGCTTAGTAAAGGGGGGAGGAGAGCGTCCCAGAGTTTCTTCTCTCCTTGAATGAAAAGAGAGCTCTCTGAATGAAAGAGAAACAAACGCATCACTCCCCCAATTCTGGAGTTTCCTCCCCTCTCTTATTTATTTCACATAAGTTACCTTAAGCCTTATATCACGAATGGTCAACCAGCCAAGCAATGCTAGTGAAATACTAGCATTTccaatacattttggggggggggtgtattggtttgtgtgttttgtttgtttgtttgttcttgattttattaagtcttttgtgtttctatattgtatttttatgttgtgagccgtCCTGAGATCtacggtatacaaattaataaagaatacataaataaataccattaggccaaccaaaatattgcaatatattGCACATGCTTTTGAGTTCTCCCAAAAGTCACTGGTTGGCAATGGTGGCCAATTTTTTTTGGGACAATGGACATATTAGCAAACCTGATAAACTGTCACTTACAACCACTCACATTTGCACTGCAGCCACACACTCACTCTAAACCCTACCCACCGGCAGCCCCACCAGCAATTACTCTTGAAAAAGGCATTTTccgtttttaaaaaacataataccAGGGGTGCTCTTTGTGGAGGGTGCACCAGCATCAGCTGAAGAATTAACCTTTCATCTTCCTGCAATTTCCAGGAAGATCATCCCAAAACAATTACATTGGAGCAGTAGTATGCTTTGTTTCCAAATCTAGTTGTAACAGAAGAAGGGcaattttggaaattacaacTGGAGAGGGAAGAGTTAACCCTTCCTTCCTCAGCTATGCCCCCTATCACCTCTTCCCATACCAGGTCAGCTTAATCACCTTCTACTATAGAAGGCTTTCTCATTTCTAAAAGGAAGAACTGGTTGTTACTCTGATCTGCTTCCATCCTTAGGTGAACATTAAATCATAGTTTAGttttaactgtggtttaaagTTATATGTGAACCAGCTCACTGTGTACTCTGGATCGACTTATCAAAATTTGGCACCAAGACAGAGGATATATATATAACCCTGGTGTATAACTTGGAGAGTGCATTTTCTTGGATTCTTACTGAAGCATATTGAAAGGAAGCTTTTACCCTACTGGGGAGGTTGGGCATTCTGACTTTTGCATGTTGTCAGAGTTCATCCCATTACCACATTGCAGTGAAATGAGAAAGGGACCCTGGTGAATGAATACCTAGCTGTCCTGCTCTGAACTTGAAGCAAAATAAATCTCTGTAGGGTTGAGAAGACTTGGCCAAGTGTAAgcacccaggtggcgctgtgggttaaaccacagagcctagggcttgctgatcagaaggtcggcggttcgaatccctgccacggggtgtgctcccgttgctcggtcccagctcctgcccacctagcagttcgaaagcacgtcaaagtgcaagtagataaatagggaccgctccggcgggaaggtaaacggcgtttccgtgtgctgctctggttcgccagaagtggctttgtcatgctggccacatgacccggaagctgtctgcagacaaacggcggctccctcggcctatagagcgagatgagcgccgcaaccccagagtcggacacgactggacctgatggtcaggggaccctttaccctttacctttaagcagggGCGTACCTAGAGATTGGTTAGGTTGGCCCCGCTGCTGGGGGGGCGTCAAAATCATGCCCCTCGACTCTGGCTTGGAGCGCCCAGCAGGGTGACTTCAGAGTTGATgttacagctccttgccaagggagcATGGAAGCCTGGACATAAGTCATAGTATATACCAAATCTCTCATGTTCTCTGGACTTGTGACAATCTGAGTCAAGCAAAAGCATGTTGCAGCCAAATTTCGTTCTCTGTTGAGACACTGGGGAAAAGGCCAAGGCACCAGCCTGTTAATGGCTTATTGCTTCaggaattatttaaaaaaacactgtaGTGGATAAATTGTCTCAGCGAGGATGGCATTCCATATCATGCCAGTGGCCCTGCGATAGGAGGCTGCTACCTTCTTCTCAAAGGCAGACGTGTCCCTTCAGGTAAGCACTGCAGCTGTCGTGTGGACCTCTGAGGAGGACAATCTAACGCCCCTAAATAAGTGGGACTCAAATCTTCTTGCCTACCAATTCAGCTCTGCCTCAGTGCAAGAAAAATGAAGAAATGGTTTGACTAgttgcaaaggagaaaaggggACTGTCTGAATGAGGGGCAGCCAGTGTCGATCTCCTCAGCCAGAGTAGGAATCAACTCCATATATCCCtgatcaggggcgtcgctaggggggtgcggtgggggcgttatgccccgggtgacaggggtgacaagtggcaggtgggggtgacaagcggtggcccctcccgacactccccacgcaacgccggtcaccctgggagcagcagcgctgcacggacggggtgttccctcggccgtgcgctgttgctcccggggcgacggagcgagcggcggcgcgtgggggtgacaagcggcagcccctcccaccattccccagtgctgccgctccctccgtcaccccaggagcaacagcgcacggccgagcgagcaccccgtccgtgcagcgctgctgctcccgagatGACCGGCAGCATTTCCTTTGCCACCCCGGGTAcagcggagccttactccgccactgtccCTGATCTACAGACATAATTAGTGATGTAATTTGAGTACTAGAGATTTCATGAAAAATGGCAAGTCATTCTGGTTGTGGATTGTTTGCAAGCACTGAGTGTAAGGGTCTGGtgcatttctctctgtgtttcttcCCCATCAAGTGCTTCCTTCCCACCCACGTTATCTTTACTGGAACCTGACATAGCCACCAGCCCGTTTGGCCAGCCATGCAGATCCTGACCTGCCCCTCCAAGTTGAAGCTGCTTGAGACTGTGCTACAACGGCACCTGCCCCAGGCTCTGCCGGTAATTCTCGCTCCTCTACTGCCACCCCTTTTCCCCATCAATTTAACAAATGGCATTTCCTATCATTTTCTCATGGAGCAACATGGATTTTTGCTCTAGGTAACTCCCCTCCTTTCCTTGGCAGGCCTACGGAGCTGTGATGCACATCAACCGTAGAAATCCAGCTCAGCACGAAGTGGTGGTGGACTCTTGGCCGGAGTTTAAAGTTGTCCTTACCCGCCCACGTCAGGAGGTAAGAATTCTCCCATAACCTGTCACCTGGATTTGTGAgagaaagcccaagaggctggaAAGCCATTGGAGATGCACTCCGTGGTGGTGCTGGGCCTGTTCCTGCTTCTGTTGCCTTTCTCTTGCTCCTGCTCTCCATCGTTAATAAGACCCAACCAACCCCTGCTGCCTGCGTCCTGTCAATAGCCAAGTAACCGTGCCACGTTCTGCAGGTAGTGGAAGACAAGCAGGATTACTATGCCAACTTTCATACTGCTTTCTACTTGGATGTCGACGCCTGGCGAACACTGTTGGAAAATGCAGAAGCCATTGACTGGGGAAAGGCCTTTCAACTTCAAGGTAAAGCGCCACGTTTTACCCTATTCCATTCCTGGAATAGCAAAGCTagtacctcattccaaaggaaacaccaaccctgggtaagcgcctggaacccctggaatctcgcactgctcagagattggggtggtacACAACACTATGATCATACAATTGCAAGAGAGGTGCTAACACAGAGCTTTAGAAAATATAATTCCCCACTCTTGCCCCCAGGTTGACATCTCATTTTCATTGTGTGCAGGGCTCCAAGATGGCTTATTTGAAGCTGCCAGAGATATTACAGAGTCCAGACGTGTTGATCTTAAGCCATACCTCTACCAGACATTCCTGCATCCTGACCCATCTGCCTACTGTCAGAGCCGGTTAGTGAGTGCACTCTCACCCCTGGGGTATCTAACTGATGGGAATCTGTTGACTGGAGAAGGGGAGAAATTAAATTTAGttcccatttaaaggcaaacttatttAACTTGCACTTTCCTTAAATACAATAATCCTTTGAAATTTAGTTGAGAGAGGGGGGCCCTACCCATTTACCATCTCTCACCAAGCCTCTTAattctttgttctcttaatggcccatcacccaggtgatcacGTCAGCACAGGAAACTAGCCTGACTTATATTTTTAACACTTCCTGGGTCCAGGGGGTAAGGAGGGCCTCAGCTCTCCCCTGCAACTCTTAAGAATATCATTACATATTATTTGTGGACTGAAAATAATATCAGCAAATATACAGTATTCATTGGGCTGTTTTCTGATCTGGAAAAGGGCTGACTAGGTGAACATTAGCAATTTCTgcttctattttcatcagaattctcaGACGTTCCTCCTCATAATCAGTAAGTAATGAATTGTAACCCAACACAAAGTTCCACATCTGATTGCTACATCCTGGCTTACTGCCGCCCACAAAACAGGAGGAGACAGTCACAGAGTCACTTCCTGGGCTTTCTGTTGCAACTTCCTGTTCCTTTGTTCTGGTTGATGGGGACGAAATGCTTTTTAAGCCTAAGGGATGCTTTCAGTCTGCTCAACCGCCAA from Lacerta agilis isolate rLacAgi1 chromosome 1, rLacAgi1.pri, whole genome shotgun sequence includes these protein-coding regions:
- the LOC117052252 gene encoding glycine N-acyltransferase-like protein 3, with protein sequence MQILTCPSKLKLLETVLQRHLPQALPAYGAVMHINRRNPAQHEVVVDSWPEFKVVLTRPRQEVVEDKQDYYANFHTAFYLDVDAWRTLLENAEAIDWGKAFQLQGLQDGLFEAARDITESRRVDLKPYLYQTFLHPDPSAYCQSRYRSGLFHLGSLNPSHSALLNENWSVGRNDWSLRYLDSLIRNFPSACLLDKEGQLVSWCLTDPMGCLLHGYTLPQYRGQGCVAAVTRATAVKLHACGFPLYGGVSADNQPSKQTLKRQGFHILPLTKYMLLFTPSLQPTR